A window of the Buteo buteo chromosome 8, bButBut1.hap1.1, whole genome shotgun sequence genome harbors these coding sequences:
- the NHLH2 gene encoding helix-loop-helix protein 2 isoform X2, translating to MMLSPDQAADSDHPSSAPSDPESLGGADAQALSCCVSDPEPAEGGGGGGGGGGRPGLHPPPLSREEKRRRRRATAKYRSAHATRERIRVEAFNLAFAELRKLLPTLPPDKKLSKIEILRLAICYISYLNHVLDV from the exons ATGATGCTTAGCCCGGACCAAGCTGCCGACTCCGACCACCCCTCCTCGGCCCCCTCCGACCCGGAGTCCCTGGGCGGTGCGGACGCCCAGGCTCTCAGCTGCTGCGTCTCCGATCCGGAGCCGGcggagggaggcggcggcggcggcggcg gggggggccggcCCGGTCTGCACCCGCCGCCGTTAAGCCGGGAAGAGAAACGAAGGAGGAGACGAGCCACGGCCAAGTATCGTTCAGCCCACGCCACGCGGGAACGGATCCGCGTGGAGGCCTTCAACCTGGCCTTCGCCGAGCTGCGCAagctgctgcccaccctgcccccGGACAAGAAGCTCTCCAAGATCGAGATCCTGCGCCTCGCCATCTGCTACATCTCCTATCTCAACCACGTCCTGGACGTGTag
- the NHLH2 gene encoding helix-loop-helix protein 2 isoform X1, whose product MMLSPDQAADSDHPSSAPSDPESLGGADAQALSCCVSDPEPAEGGGGGGGGGGGGGGGEGRGGGGGGGGGRGGGGGEVRGGGGRPGLHPPPLSREEKRRRRRATAKYRSAHATRERIRVEAFNLAFAELRKLLPTLPPDKKLSKIEILRLAICYISYLNHVLDV is encoded by the coding sequence ATGATGCTTAGCCCGGACCAAGCTGCCGACTCCGACCACCCCTCCTCGGCCCCCTCCGACCCGGAGTCCCTGGGCGGTGCGGACGCCCAGGCTCTCAGCTGCTGCGTCTCCGATCCGGAGCCGGcggagggaggcggcggcggcggcggcggcggcggcggcggcggcggcggggagggccggggcggcggcggcggcggcggcggtggaagaggcggcggcggtggggaggtgcggggaggggggggccggcCCGGTCTGCACCCGCCGCCGTTAAGCCGGGAAGAGAAACGAAGGAGGAGACGAGCCACGGCCAAGTATCGTTCAGCCCACGCCACGCGGGAACGGATCCGCGTGGAGGCCTTCAACCTGGCCTTCGCCGAGCTGCGCAagctgctgcccaccctgcccccGGACAAGAAGCTCTCCAAGATCGAGATCCTGCGCCTCGCCATCTGCTACATCTCCTATCTCAACCACGTCCTGGACGTGTag